A single genomic interval of Armigeres subalbatus isolate Guangzhou_Male chromosome 1, GZ_Asu_2, whole genome shotgun sequence harbors:
- the LOC134206436 gene encoding uncharacterized protein LOC134206436 yields the protein MFKSLSLGDHWKAVSTHQLCKICLVPHGKWPCKSNKVCNVGGCSKGHNTLLHPGFPEELRGRPGNSSPAVVSVHRQLQNTILFRIIPVTLYGEGTQVSTFAFLDEGSSLTLMNAEIARQLNIVGEVHPLCLTWTGNVKRREKESQQVSLQISGYSNKKKFVLGDVRTVAGLALPTQSLRYRDLARKYSHLEGLPIQDYERAVPGILIGMDNVHLAIPLRRRERGVREPIAAKTRLGWTIFGCVGDPAEVDVSPSFHICECANLEGLHGLVESFFAEENLGISVQRTLEGDEDRRAREILENTTVQLDNGRYETGLLWRNDDVKFPSSYAMAKSRLSCLHRRLKSNPELLTTLETQIVDYQAKGYAHKVSKHEFEKFNPSRTWFLPLGVVINPRKPGKVRMIWDAAAKVGGVSFNGMLLKGPDLLTPLPKVLFQFRQRQVAVVGDVREMYHQFFIRESDRSAQCFLWSSAAAQSPDIFVMDAATFGSTCSLCQAQFIKNMNAKNWATEFPEAAVALIENHYVDDYLDSRDTAKEMSKLAADVRTVHAKAGFEIRNWQSNSEEVLADLGEQRITKWKEFTNDKVNNIERVLGMTWLTERDEFTFRFSLPDVLQCLVLGDAVPTKRRILRFIMSLYDPLGLISYILIHGKIIIQDLWRSGVGWDDSIPKEVDEIWRRFVNVISELNQVHVPRCYFPGYGQGSYESLELHVFVDASLSAMACVAFFRINDRGLLRCSLVASKAKVAPLKPLSIPRLELQAAVLGCRLMKAIVNSHSIAIKKRYIWTDSNTVLSWIRSDARKYRPYVAVRVGEILDDTKVQEWRYVPSGLNVADDATKWKGFPNLRPTCRWFKGPDFLNKMEHDWPKQKMDLVEAKEEMRTVQVHYEEVRERFIDSSRFSKWERLLRSAAYVYLFIRRCRRASTTIAKLNQSDFRNAEQAIWRSTQWDVYAEECSSLRRIQAVNESSASIDKKNSPLRKLSPFIGEGGVLRMGGRIGASQFASNDAKYPVILPKGHRVTDLIIDKYHRRYGHQNGETVVNEIRQKYHISNLRAEVRKVNKRCQWCRIYKAQPMVPRMAPLPEERLTPFVRPFSKVGIDYFGPYLIKIGRSLVKRWVVLYTCLVIRAVHLEVAASLSTESCMMALRRFIARRGAPEQVFTDNGTNFVGTERELARQLQNINGELSESFTNTNTKWNFIPPASPHMGGAWERMVRSVKAAMNSIDHPRTPTEEVFLTVLCEAESMVNSRPLTYIPLEGSDQEALTPNHFLLLSSDGVKQPEKQPVEEKSALRSNWRLCQHILDQFWLRWIREYLPTIARRTKWFAETKAIEVGDVVFIVDGNVRNRWTRGLVIAVFPGKDGRIRQAEVRTTSGTLRRSVSKLAVMDVVPESKAGGPDHLYGLGNVGLSVTRCTKPTSSSTGDRSPGSGRVTTLSDNTNVEVEED from the coding sequence ATGTTTAAGTCGCTTTCACTTGGGGACCACTGGAAAGCCGTCAGCACTCATCAGCTGTGTAAAATATGTTTGGTGCCACATGGAAAGTGGCCCTGCAAGTCCAATAAAGTGTGTAATGTAGGGGGTTGCTCGAAGGGACACAACACACTGTTGCATCCCGGTTTTCCAGAAGAGTTACGTGGCCGACCTGGGAATAGCTCACCAGCCGTCGTTTCTGTTCATCGCCAACTACAGAATACGATTCTTTTCCGCATCATCCCAGTGACTTTGTATGGTGAAGGGACGCAAGTTTCAACCTTTGCTTTCCTCGATGAAGGGTCATCCTTGACTCTGATGAATGCCGAGATCGCCAGACAGTTGAATATCGTCGGAGAAGTCCATCCATTGTGCTTAACGTGGACAGGGAACGTTAAGCGGAGGGAAAAAGAATCACAGCAAGTTAGCCTGCAAATCTCGGgttattcaaacaaaaaaaagttcgttCTGGGCGATGTACGCACTGTGGCTGGGCTGGCTCTACCAACACAATCGCTACGTTATCGAGACCTGGCGAGGAAGTATTCGCATCTAGAAGGTCTTCCTATTCAAGACTACGAGAGAGCTGTTCCAGGAATCCTGATAGGCATGGACAACGTTCACTTGGCTATTCCACTACGAAGAAGGGAAAGAGGAGTTCGAGAACCGATTGCAGCAAAGACAAGACTAGGATGGACCATATTCGGCTGTGTTGGAGATCCTGCAGAAGTAGATGTGTCGCCGTCGTTCCATATTTGCGAGTGTGCTAATCTTGAAGGACTTCACGGGCTGGTGGAAAGTTTTTTTGCAGAGGAAAATCTTGGAATATCAGTTCAACGTACGCTAGAAGGCGATGAAGATCGACGGGCAagagaaattttagaaaacaCCACGGTGCAACTAGACAACGGACGCTATGAGACTGGGTTGCTGTGGCGTAACGACGATGTGAAGTTTCCTTCAAGCTATGCTATGGCGAAGAGCAGACTATCTTGCCTTCATCGCCGACTAAAATCCAATCCGGAGTTGCTAACAACTTTGGAAACACAGATTGTGGATTACCAGGCGAAGGGTTACGCACACAAAGTGTCGAAGCATGAATTTGAGAAATTTAATCCCAGTCGAACTTGGTTTCTACCACTGGGAGTAGTCATTAATCCAAGGAAACCCGGGAAAGTCCGGATGATATGGGATGCAGCCGCTAAAGTAGGTGGAGTCTCGTTTAACGGGATGCTTTTGAAGGGTCCAGATCTTCTGACACCGTTGCCGAAAGTGTTGTTCCAGTTTCGCCAACGACAGGTGGCGGTAGTAGGAGATGTGCGTGAAATGTATCATCAGTTTTTTATTCGCGAATCCGACCGCTCGGCCCAGTGTTTCCTGTGGAGCTCTGCTGCGGCGCAGTCCCCGGATATTTTCGTTATGGATGCAGCGACTTTCGGTTCAACGTGCTCGTTATGTCAGGCTCAGTTTATTAAGAATATGAACGCTAAGAACTGGGCCACCGAATTCCCAGAAGCGGCAGTAGCATTAATAGAAAACCACTATGTGGATGACTACTTAgatagtagggacacggcaaaGGAAATGTCTAAACTAGCAGCAGACGTTCGAACGGTTCACGCAAAAGCCGGATTCGAAATAAGGAATTGGCAGTCTAATTCGGAGGAAGTTCTGGCTGATCTAGGAGAGCAACGCATAACCAAATGGAAGGAGTTTACCAACGACAAAGTTAACAATATCGAACGTGTACTTGGTATGACTTGGCTCACTGAAAGGGATGAGTTTACCTTTAGATTTTCTCTACCAGATGTTTTGCAATGCCTCGTACTGGGAGACGCTGTACCCACAAAGCGGAGGATTTTACGGTTCATCATGAGTCTATACGATCCACTCGGGCTAATATCGTATATTCTTATCCACGGAAAAATTATTATCCAAGATTTATGGCGAAGTGGAGTCGGATGGGATGATTCAATCCCTAAAGAAGTCGACGAAATTTGGCGAAGATTTGTGAACGTTATTAGCGAGCTAAACCAAGTCCACGTACCACGCTGCTACTTTCCCGGATATGGTCAGGGTAGCTACGAATCATTAGAACTCCATGTCTTTGTGGATGCAAGCCTGTCCGCTATGGCTTGCGTGGCCTTTTTTCGAATAAACGACCGAGGATTATTACGCTGTTCGTTAGTGGCGTCGAAAGCTAAAGTTGCTCCCTTGAAGCCACTCTCAATTCCGCGACTGGAGTTACAGGCAGCAGTTTTAGGATGTCGACTAATGAAAGCTATCGTCAACAGTCACTCTATAGCTATCAAGAAACGATATATATGGACAGATTCAAACACTGTTTTGTCGTGGATACGGTCAGATGCCAGAAAGTATCGACCATATGTAGCGGTACGCGTAGGTGAAATCTTAGATGACACCAAAGTGCAAGAGTGGAGGTACGTACCGTCAGGACTTAATGTCGCCGATGATGCAACGAAATGGAAGGGCTTTCCTAACCTCCGGCCAACCTGTCGATGGTTCAAGGGTCCTGACTTTTTGAACAAAATGGAACACGATTGGCCCAAGCAGAAAATGGATTTGGTTGAAGCTAAGGAAGAAATGCGCACGGTTCAGGTACACTACGAAGAAGTCAGAGAGCGTTTCATCGATTCCAGCCGTTTTTCGAAATGGGAACGTCTACTGCGATCTGCTGCGTATGTATACCTATTCATTAGGCGGTGTCGAAGAGCTTCTACAACAATAGCAAAGTTGAATCAGTCGGACTTCAGAAACGCTGAACAAGCAATATGGCGCTCGACTCAATGGGATGTTTATGCGGAAGAATGCAGCTCACTGAGGCGGATCCAAGCTGTGAACGAAAGCAGCGCGAGCATCGATAAGAAAAACAGTCCCTTGAGGAAACTATCTCCTTTCATCGGTGAAGGCGGCGTACTTCGCATGGGAGGTCGCATTGGAGCTTCGCAATTTGCGTCAAACGATGCGAAGTATCCTGTTATTTTGCCTAAGGGTCATAGGGTCACCGACCTTATTATTGACAAATATCACAGACGTTACGGGCATCAAAATGGCGAAACTGTGGTAAATGAAATAAGACAGAAATATCACATTTCGAACTTGCGGGCCGAAGTCCGCAAAGTGAACAAACGTTGTCAATGGTGCCGTATATACAAAGCTCAACCAATGGTTCCCCGGATGGCCCCACTGCCTGAGGAACGGCTTACACCGTTTGTGAGACCATTTTCTAAAGTCGGAATCGACTATTTTGGTCCGTATTTGATTAAAATCGGCAGGAGTTTAGTAAAGCGATGGGTTGTACTCTACACATGCCTAGTAATTAGAGCGGTACATCTAGAGGTTGCCGCATCTCTCTCAACTGAGTCGTGCATGATGGCGCTGCGCAGGTTTATCGCCAGACGAGGGGCTCCTGAGCAAGTTTTCACCGACAACGGAACCAATTTCGTTGGTACGGAACGGGAATTGGCAAGACAGCTGCAGAATATTAACGGAGAACTGTCGGAAAGTTTCACGAACACTAATACGAAGTGGAATTTCATACCGCCTGCATCTCCTCACATGGGCGGAGCATGGGAGAGGATGGTAAGATCGGTAAAGGCAGCAATGAACTCTATTGACCATCCGCGAACTCCAACCGAGGAAGTGTTTTTGACAGTATTGTGCGAAGCCGAGTCCATGGTCAACTCAAGACCATTAACGTATATACCGTTAGAAGGTTCGGATCAAGAGGCCTTGACGCCTAATCATTTCCTCTTGCTCAGCTCAGATGGGGTAAAGCAACCAGAGAAGCAACCTGTGGAAGAAAAATCCGCTCTACGCAGCAACTGGAGACTTTGTCAACATATCTTGGATCAGTTCTGGTTAAGGTGGATTCGGGAGTATTTGCCGACTATAGCGCGACGAACAAAATGGTTCGCGGAAACGAAAGCGATTGAAGTAGGGGATGTCGTATTCATTGTAGATGGAAATGTGAGGAATCGCTGGACTCGAGGTTTAGTAATAGCGGTATTTCCAGGTAAAGACGGCCGTATTCGCCAAGCAGAAGTACGTACCACTTCTGGAACGCTTCGTAGATCTGTTTCAAAGTTAGCCGTAATGGACGTAGTTCCGGAAAGTAAAGCTGGAGGACCGGACCATCTTTACGGGCTGGGGAATGTTGGCCTAAGCGTTACGCGCTGCACTAAACCTACCTCAAGCTCCACGGGGGATCGGTCACCCGGCAGCGGTAGAGTTACTACATTGAGTGATAACACGAATGTCGAAGTTGAAGAGGACTAG